A part of Homoserinibacter sp. YIM 151385 genomic DNA contains:
- a CDS encoding sugar ABC transporter substrate-binding protein gives MKMRRSILMLGAIGASLTLAACAAGPQEGPAGGDEKLTLWVDPNRFVEMQPLVEAYQEESGVEVELVEKAVEDIGPDFVAQVPTGEGPDLIISAHDGLGEWVKNGVVAPIEFADKAEEFLPAAAQAVAYDGQFYGVPLALENVALVRNDDLLSDTKATTFDELIEEGRSAGTEFPVLIQQGEQSDPYHMYPLQSSFGAQVFEQNADGSYTSELAMGGEAGHAWAEYLAKLGEEGVLDIAVDGAVAGQAFGDGKSPYIITGPWGIPGMQEAGIDFTVLPVPSAGGEAAQPFVGVSAIFISAKSENPVLANDFAVNYLSTEAAQDLLYETSKRSPALVASADKVDDPVIAGFTEAGAEGAPMPAIPEMSAVWGFWGAAEAQIIDGQVDPIEGWDALVDNIQGAIDAG, from the coding sequence ATGAAGATGCGACGGAGCATCCTGATGCTGGGCGCCATCGGCGCCTCCCTCACACTCGCGGCGTGCGCGGCCGGACCCCAGGAGGGGCCGGCGGGCGGCGACGAGAAGCTGACCCTCTGGGTCGACCCGAACCGCTTCGTCGAGATGCAGCCGCTCGTCGAGGCGTACCAGGAGGAGTCCGGCGTCGAGGTCGAGCTCGTCGAGAAGGCGGTCGAGGACATCGGCCCCGACTTCGTCGCGCAGGTCCCGACCGGCGAAGGCCCCGACCTCATCATCTCGGCGCACGACGGCCTCGGCGAGTGGGTGAAGAACGGCGTCGTGGCGCCGATCGAGTTCGCCGACAAGGCGGAGGAGTTCCTGCCCGCGGCGGCCCAGGCGGTCGCCTACGACGGCCAGTTCTACGGGGTCCCGCTCGCGCTCGAGAACGTCGCGCTCGTGCGCAATGACGACCTCCTCTCCGACACGAAGGCGACGACCTTCGACGAGCTCATCGAGGAGGGCCGCTCGGCCGGCACCGAGTTCCCGGTGCTCATCCAGCAGGGCGAGCAGTCGGATCCGTACCACATGTACCCCCTGCAGAGCTCCTTCGGGGCGCAGGTCTTCGAGCAGAACGCGGACGGCTCGTACACCTCCGAGCTCGCGATGGGCGGCGAGGCGGGCCACGCCTGGGCCGAGTACCTCGCGAAGCTCGGCGAGGAGGGCGTGCTCGACATCGCCGTGGACGGCGCGGTCGCCGGGCAGGCCTTCGGCGACGGCAAGTCGCCGTACATCATCACCGGACCCTGGGGCATCCCGGGCATGCAGGAGGCCGGGATCGACTTCACCGTCCTCCCGGTGCCGAGCGCGGGCGGCGAGGCCGCGCAGCCCTTCGTCGGCGTCTCGGCGATCTTCATCTCGGCGAAGTCCGAGAACCCGGTGCTCGCGAACGACTTCGCGGTCAACTACCTCTCGACCGAGGCGGCGCAGGATCTCCTCTACGAGACGAGCAAGCGCAGCCCCGCGCTCGTCGCCTCCGCCGACAAGGTCGACGATCCCGTCATCGCCGGGTTCACGGAGGCCGGCGCGGAGGGCGCGCCCATGCCCGCGATCCCCGAGATGAGCGCCGTCTGGGGCTTCTGGGGCGCGGCCGAGGCGCAGATCATCGACGGCCAGGTCGACCCGATCGAGGGCTGGGACGCCCTGGTCGACAACATCCAGGGCGCGATCGACGCCGGCTGA